Proteins found in one Methylobacter sp. S3L5C genomic segment:
- a CDS encoding efflux transporter outer membrane subunit gives MIIYSLRLLTVSCFLLSTACTVGPDYRRPSSATAINFKEIKGWKIAQPSDNKIPGKWWEIFKDPYLNTLEEQVNIGNQSIAKAEAQYRLAQSLVQSASAAYFPTATGAATVNRFRAASGQNVAVSGVKYLFGAALSAAWEPDLWGSVRRQVESSETNAQASAATLQALRLSTQTTLAQNYFLLRALDAQTKLINDTVITYEKTLKITQNRYAAGIAAKSEIVQAETQLESARAQAINLGVQRAQLEHAIAMLMGKTPSELTIVIAPLNSLLPPIPVSIPSQLLERRPDIAAAERLAASANAQIGVAKAAYFPSLSLAASNGQQSSTLENLLTAGARYWALGPAAVAIPLFDGGARGAQMQQAIDNYDVNVAAYRQTVLVGFQEVEDNLAALRILEQQMQVQNKAADAANKAVLLTTNQYKAGTVSYLNVMIDQAIALTNEKTLVDLQGQRLSTAVLLVKSLGGGWNTSELPSQDEVGGEVKWSQFLPIPIN, from the coding sequence ATGATTATCTACTCATTACGGTTATTAACCGTTAGCTGTTTTTTACTATCCACTGCCTGTACTGTAGGCCCGGATTACCGAAGGCCCAGCAGTGCTACTGCCATCAATTTCAAAGAAATTAAAGGCTGGAAGATAGCGCAGCCAAGCGACAATAAAATTCCTGGTAAATGGTGGGAAATATTCAAAGACCCATATCTGAACACTCTGGAAGAGCAGGTTAATATTGGTAACCAGTCTATCGCCAAAGCCGAAGCACAATATAGACTGGCACAATCCTTGGTGCAGAGTGCAAGCGCCGCCTATTTTCCTACTGCGACGGGTGCTGCAACAGTCAACCGTTTTAGAGCTGCCAGTGGCCAAAACGTCGCGGTTTCGGGCGTCAAGTATCTGTTCGGAGCTGCATTGAGCGCCGCATGGGAACCGGATTTATGGGGCAGTGTAAGGCGACAGGTCGAATCCAGTGAAACCAATGCCCAAGCCAGTGCAGCCACCTTGCAGGCATTACGCTTGTCAACCCAAACAACACTAGCCCAAAATTACTTTCTGTTACGAGCACTTGATGCACAAACAAAACTGATTAATGATACGGTTATAACCTATGAAAAAACCCTTAAGATTACCCAAAACCGTTACGCAGCAGGCATAGCGGCAAAATCGGAAATCGTCCAGGCCGAAACCCAGCTTGAATCAGCCAGGGCACAGGCGATCAATCTCGGTGTTCAAAGAGCACAACTTGAACACGCCATAGCCATGTTAATGGGTAAAACTCCATCCGAACTCACCATCGTAATTGCGCCTCTAAACTCACTATTACCACCAATTCCGGTTAGTATCCCGTCACAACTGTTGGAACGCAGGCCTGACATTGCCGCCGCTGAACGCCTCGCAGCCTCTGCCAATGCACAGATAGGCGTGGCCAAAGCCGCTTATTTCCCAAGCCTCAGTCTTGCCGCTTCCAATGGTCAACAATCCTCTACGCTGGAAAACTTACTGACTGCAGGAGCACGTTATTGGGCACTGGGGCCTGCAGCGGTTGCAATCCCTTTGTTTGATGGTGGCGCACGCGGCGCGCAAATGCAACAAGCCATTGATAATTACGATGTCAACGTAGCGGCTTATCGCCAGACTGTTCTGGTAGGCTTTCAGGAAGTTGAAGATAATCTGGCGGCACTGCGTATACTGGAACAGCAAATGCAGGTCCAGAACAAAGCAGCAGATGCTGCCAACAAGGCTGTTCTGTTAACGACCAACCAATATAAAGCAGGAACTGTCAGTTATCTTAATGTCATGATTGATCAGGCAATTGCTCTTACCAATGAAAAAACATTGGTTGACCTTCAAGGCCAACGCTTAAGTACGGCTGTGCTTTTGGTGAAATCTCTCGGAGGTGGTTGGAATACTTCGGAGCTGCCCAGCCAGGATGAAGTCGGTGGTGAAGTCAAATGGTCCCAGTTTCTTCCTATTCCGATAAATTGA
- a CDS encoding multidrug efflux RND transporter permease subunit has product MNLSAYFIYRPVATTLLTLAVTLVGLIAFYQLPVAPLPQVDFPTISVQASLPGASPETMSSSVATPLERALGNIAGVTEMTSASSAGTTSIILQFDLNRDIDGAARDVQAAINAANNLLPSNMPARPSYRKINPADSPIMIMALTSETMTRGQLYDAASTTLSQKIAQIEGIGQVNIGGSSLPAVRVELNPVALTKYGIGFEDVRTAIVGTNANIPKGALEDATRNWLIYANDQAKTANDYLPLIVTYRNGAAVHLADLGQVIDSVEDSRTAGLKDGKPSVLLIISKQSGANIIETVDKIKLLLPQLQASIPNTIDLSVVQDRSKTIRASLNEVELSLLIAVILVILVVFIFLGDLRSSMIPVITVPVSLIGTFGVMYLCNYSLDNLSLMALTIATGFVVDDAIVVLENTKRHIELGVPPREAALKGAGEVSFTVLTMSLSLIAVFIPILLMGGIVGRLFQEFAITLSAAVMVSLVISLTTTPMLCALWLRPTEIRSRGRFHGFANQLGNRLLASYKSSLHWALRHGPLVMLLLLCTVGLNVYLYMIVPKGFFPIQDTGRLSGNIKADQSISSAAMQKKLAEFVDIMRKDSEIETVIGFTGGSRGMNSGQMFATLKPLEERKLSIDELMARLRSNMENVPGARLILQPPQDLRIGGRGSSALYEYTLQADNLIELRTWVPRIVKALSKRPELLDVNTNQEDKGQQIALKIDRDLTAKLGVSQTLINATLNNAFGQRQVSVIYNPLNQYRVILEVAPEYSQSPETLKNLYVSVPPSLENPSGGQVPLSAFASYSVTNTPLAVNHQGQFPAGTLSFNLAPGISLSTATQLIAETMNDLGVPASVHGSFQGTAKAFKESLSNQPWLILAALASIYIVLGVLYESYVHPLTIISTLPSAGVGAILALFVCQTDFSIIAMIGVILLIGIVKKNAIMMIDFALHAQRTQDMSAEDAIFSACLMRFRPIMMTTFAALFAAVPLALGTGYGAELRRPLGIAIVGGLLFSQLLTLYTTPVIYLYLDRFQSWCRRTFRPDTAKPLSNRVDPL; this is encoded by the coding sequence GTGAACCTATCGGCTTATTTCATCTATCGTCCGGTTGCAACCACGCTGCTGACGCTGGCAGTTACTTTAGTAGGTCTGATCGCTTTTTACCAATTACCGGTCGCACCATTACCCCAAGTTGATTTCCCTACCATATCGGTACAGGCATCCTTACCAGGAGCCAGTCCGGAAACCATGAGTTCTTCGGTGGCAACCCCGCTTGAGCGTGCTCTTGGGAATATCGCCGGTGTCACCGAAATGACTTCCGCCAGCTCTGCCGGCACCACCAGCATTATCTTACAGTTTGATCTGAATCGCGATATTGATGGCGCTGCACGTGATGTACAGGCAGCAATCAACGCGGCAAACAACCTGCTGCCCAGTAATATGCCCGCTCGCCCCAGTTACCGCAAGATCAACCCGGCTGACTCGCCGATTATGATTATGGCGTTAACCTCGGAAACCATGACCCGAGGCCAGCTCTACGATGCTGCCTCAACCACTCTTTCACAAAAAATAGCGCAAATTGAAGGTATAGGACAAGTAAACATAGGTGGCAGCTCACTGCCAGCGGTCAGGGTTGAGCTAAACCCGGTTGCCCTGACCAAATATGGGATCGGTTTCGAAGACGTACGCACGGCAATCGTAGGAACCAATGCCAATATACCCAAAGGTGCCCTGGAAGATGCCACGCGAAACTGGCTAATCTACGCCAATGATCAAGCCAAAACAGCAAACGATTATCTGCCGCTCATCGTCACTTATCGCAATGGTGCTGCCGTACATCTCGCAGATCTTGGTCAGGTTATCGATTCTGTTGAAGATTCTAGGACTGCGGGACTCAAGGATGGTAAGCCATCGGTATTATTGATCATTAGTAAACAATCCGGCGCCAACATCATCGAAACCGTCGATAAAATAAAGTTACTGCTACCTCAATTACAGGCATCCATTCCCAACACCATTGATCTTTCAGTGGTTCAAGACCGGTCCAAAACTATCCGCGCCTCTCTTAATGAAGTTGAACTTAGCCTTTTAATTGCGGTAATTTTGGTCATTCTGGTGGTGTTTATATTCCTGGGAGACCTACGCTCCTCAATGATTCCTGTGATTACCGTACCGGTATCCCTGATTGGCACTTTCGGCGTGATGTATTTATGTAACTACAGCTTGGATAACCTGTCACTGATGGCACTCACCATCGCTACCGGCTTTGTCGTTGATGATGCCATCGTGGTTTTGGAAAATACCAAGCGCCATATAGAGCTTGGAGTTCCGCCAAGGGAAGCGGCTTTAAAAGGTGCCGGTGAAGTCAGCTTTACCGTGTTAACCATGAGTTTATCGCTTATTGCAGTGTTCATTCCCATTTTATTGATGGGCGGTATAGTTGGACGTCTTTTTCAGGAATTTGCGATTACACTTTCGGCAGCAGTGATGGTTTCACTGGTTATCTCGCTGACGACTACCCCCATGCTTTGCGCACTATGGCTAAGACCAACAGAAATTCGGTCACGGGGCCGGTTTCATGGTTTCGCCAATCAACTGGGCAATCGTCTATTGGCAAGCTACAAAAGCTCCCTGCACTGGGCATTACGCCACGGCCCCTTGGTCATGTTATTACTGTTGTGTACGGTAGGCTTAAATGTCTACCTTTATATGATTGTTCCTAAAGGCTTCTTCCCTATTCAGGATACCGGCAGATTATCAGGGAATATAAAGGCAGACCAGAGTATTTCATCTGCGGCCATGCAGAAAAAACTGGCTGAATTTGTCGATATTATGCGTAAAGATTCCGAAATTGAGACCGTCATCGGTTTTACCGGGGGCTCTCGAGGCATGAACAGTGGACAAATGTTTGCAACGCTTAAACCACTGGAAGAACGTAAACTAAGCATCGATGAACTGATGGCGCGACTGCGCAGTAACATGGAAAATGTACCAGGAGCTCGCTTGATACTACAACCGCCTCAGGATCTTCGTATCGGTGGACGCGGATCATCTGCCCTGTATGAATACACGCTACAAGCCGATAACTTGATTGAGCTTCGAACCTGGGTACCCCGTATCGTCAAAGCCTTGTCTAAACGCCCCGAACTATTGGATGTAAATACCAACCAGGAAGATAAAGGCCAACAAATCGCTCTCAAGATAGATCGAGACCTGACAGCTAAACTTGGCGTCAGTCAGACCTTGATCAATGCCACGTTAAACAATGCCTTCGGACAACGGCAGGTTTCCGTCATCTACAATCCGCTTAATCAATATCGTGTTATTTTGGAAGTCGCACCTGAATATTCACAAAGCCCGGAAACCTTAAAAAACCTCTATGTCAGCGTTCCACCCAGCCTCGAGAATCCATCTGGCGGACAGGTACCACTGTCTGCTTTTGCAAGCTATAGTGTCACCAACACGCCGTTGGCCGTCAATCATCAAGGCCAGTTTCCTGCAGGCACCCTGTCTTTCAATCTTGCTCCCGGCATATCACTGTCAACGGCAACCCAACTGATAGCTGAAACCATGAATGACCTGGGAGTTCCTGCTTCGGTACATGGCAGTTTTCAAGGTACCGCCAAGGCATTTAAAGAGTCTCTTAGCAATCAACCGTGGTTGATTCTGGCGGCTTTAGCCTCAATTTATATCGTTCTGGGTGTTTTATACGAAAGCTATGTGCATCCACTGACTATTATTTCTACCTTGCCATCTGCAGGAGTTGGAGCAATTTTGGCACTGTTTGTTTGCCAAACCGACTTTAGTATCATTGCCATGATTGGGGTTATTTTACTGATCGGCATTGTTAAAAAGAACGCCATCATGATGATAGATTTTGCTTTACATGCACAACGCACACAAGACATGAGCGCTGAAGATGCTATTTTCAGTGCCTGTTTAATGCGTTTTCGACCCATTATGATGACGACTTTTGCAGCCTTATTCGCGGCGGTACCGCTTGCCCTTGGAACCGGTTACGGTGCCGAATTACGCCGTCCTTTAGGTATCGCTATCGTCGGCGGATTACTGTTCAGCCAACTACTCACGCTTTACACGACCCCCGTTATTTATCTTTACCTGGACCGCTTTCAATCCTGGTGCCGCCGTACCTTTCGCCCTGACACTGCAAAGCCGCTATCAAACCGGGTAGATCCGCTATGA
- a CDS encoding MdtB/MuxB family multidrug efflux RND transporter permease subunit — MNPSRTFILRPVATSLIMLALLLVGIVAYRELPISALPQVDYPTIQVATLYPGASQEVMTSLITGPLERQLGQLPGLNQMSSSSSGGASVITLQFNLNLSLDIAEQEVQAAINAANNYLPADLPMPPIYSKINPADAPILTLAVSSKTLPLPKVEDLVDTRLAQKLSQLSGVGLVTISGGQRPAVRIQANPAAMVAYGISLEDLRLAIANANVNQPKGMFDGPTRSAIIDANDQLQSAAEYRSLIIAYRNGRPVRLADIADASDDAENVRLAAWANGSSAVIVNIQRQPGTNVIAVVDRIKQLLPKLQEALPNSLDVTLLTDRTTTIRASVEDVQMELLIALALVVLVIYLFLRNASATAIPGIVVPLSLIGTFAFMYLADFSINNLTLMALTIAAGFVVDDAIVVIENITRYIEKGESPLNAALKGSEQIAFTIISLTFSLIAVLIPLLFMGDIVGRLFREFAITLAVAILLSAFISLTLTPMMCAKMLHPLSEEPKGWFYLASGRFFDRTTAGYARMLDRVLEHQVATLIIAVTTLALTVLLYIVVPKGFFPIQDTGVIQGISEAPQSISFSAMAEHQQALGKVILKDPAVESIASFIGVDATNPTLNSGRIMITLKPLAKRKMNATEVINRLQPALDEVQGIKLYMQPVQDLTIENRVSRSQYQFTLESANRDELSHWTEVLVKELSQQPQFANVTNNLQEEGLQAFVDIDRSTASRMGVSIAAIDNALYDAYGQRLVSTIFTQSNQYRVVLEVKPEYRQGLDDLKNSWVASSDGMQIPLSTIATVSEKSAPLVTHHLGQFPATTISFNLAPGAFLGETIEAIETAKQKIALPASIVANYQGATLAFSTSLSNTLWLILAALVTVYIVLGVLYESYIHPVTILSTLPSAGVGALLALMLSGNDLGIISIIGIILLIGIVKKNAIMMIDFALVAERKQGMSPKDAIYQACLLRFRPIMMTTMAALLSALPLMLGTGVGSELRHPLGITMVGGLILSQLLTLFTTPVIYLAFDKLGRRISKSDDTKQTSFVTDQDLP; from the coding sequence ATGAATCCTTCACGCACTTTCATCCTGCGTCCGGTCGCCACTTCGTTAATAATGCTCGCACTGCTACTGGTCGGAATAGTTGCTTACCGTGAACTGCCTATTTCAGCCCTGCCTCAGGTCGACTATCCGACGATTCAGGTCGCCACCTTATATCCGGGCGCGAGTCAGGAAGTAATGACATCGTTAATTACCGGGCCTTTGGAGCGCCAACTTGGCCAGTTACCCGGCTTAAACCAGATGTCTTCTTCAAGCTCGGGTGGCGCCTCTGTTATCACCCTTCAGTTCAACCTGAATTTAAGTCTTGATATTGCAGAACAAGAAGTACAGGCAGCCATCAACGCCGCCAATAATTACTTGCCTGCTGATCTGCCGATGCCGCCGATCTACAGTAAAATAAATCCCGCTGACGCACCGATACTGACACTGGCAGTCAGTTCAAAAACACTGCCTTTACCCAAAGTAGAAGATCTGGTGGACACCCGTCTGGCGCAAAAACTATCGCAGTTATCAGGGGTCGGACTGGTCACTATCAGTGGTGGCCAAAGACCGGCTGTTCGCATCCAGGCAAATCCTGCTGCAATGGTAGCTTACGGAATAAGTCTCGAAGATCTGCGGTTGGCAATAGCCAACGCCAACGTTAATCAACCCAAAGGCATGTTCGATGGGCCGACCCGATCAGCTATTATTGATGCCAATGATCAACTTCAATCAGCCGCAGAATATCGGTCTCTTATTATTGCTTACCGTAATGGCAGGCCGGTGCGCTTGGCAGATATCGCCGATGCCAGTGACGATGCGGAAAACGTAAGACTCGCTGCCTGGGCAAACGGCAGTTCGGCAGTTATTGTCAATATTCAACGTCAACCCGGCACCAATGTTATTGCTGTTGTCGACCGCATTAAGCAATTGCTGCCTAAATTACAAGAAGCACTACCAAACAGCCTTGATGTTACGCTATTAACTGATCGCACAACCACGATTCGTGCCTCGGTTGAAGACGTACAAATGGAACTACTCATTGCGCTGGCACTTGTGGTGCTGGTTATTTACCTGTTTCTGCGTAATGCTTCTGCGACCGCCATCCCGGGTATTGTCGTACCACTGTCGTTAATCGGCACTTTTGCATTTATGTATCTGGCTGACTTTAGCATCAACAACCTGACCCTTATGGCATTGACCATTGCTGCCGGTTTCGTGGTTGACGATGCCATTGTTGTTATCGAAAATATTACCCGCTACATTGAAAAAGGCGAATCACCTTTAAATGCCGCACTCAAAGGTTCTGAACAAATTGCCTTTACTATTATCTCGCTGACTTTTTCACTGATTGCCGTACTGATACCGTTATTATTCATGGGCGATATAGTCGGACGTCTGTTTCGCGAATTTGCCATCACTCTCGCCGTAGCCATCCTGCTCTCCGCTTTTATTTCCTTGACCCTCACGCCGATGATGTGTGCGAAAATGCTGCATCCTCTCTCTGAAGAACCTAAAGGCTGGTTTTATCTTGCCAGTGGACGATTTTTCGATAGAACGACGGCAGGCTACGCCAGAATGCTCGACCGGGTTCTGGAGCATCAGGTGGCAACGCTAATTATAGCCGTTACCACTCTGGCACTTACCGTGCTGCTGTACATTGTGGTACCTAAAGGTTTCTTTCCTATCCAGGATACCGGGGTTATTCAGGGTATCTCGGAAGCACCTCAATCCATTTCATTTTCAGCCATGGCTGAACACCAACAAGCCTTGGGCAAAGTTATCCTGAAAGACCCTGCAGTCGAAAGCATTGCTTCCTTTATTGGCGTCGATGCGACCAATCCCACACTCAATAGTGGGCGGATCATGATCACACTGAAACCGCTGGCCAAAAGAAAAATGAATGCCACGGAAGTTATTAACAGACTACAACCTGCGCTTGACGAGGTACAAGGCATTAAACTATACATGCAGCCGGTGCAAGATCTGACTATTGAAAATCGTGTTAGTCGTAGTCAGTATCAATTTACGCTGGAATCAGCCAATCGTGATGAGTTAAGTCACTGGACAGAAGTTCTCGTAAAAGAATTATCCCAACAACCACAATTTGCCAATGTGACCAATAACCTTCAGGAAGAAGGCCTACAAGCGTTTGTCGATATAGATCGCAGCACTGCCAGTCGCATGGGCGTCAGTATTGCGGCTATTGATAATGCACTCTATGATGCCTATGGACAGCGCCTGGTTTCCACTATTTTTACTCAGTCCAACCAGTACCGCGTGGTTCTTGAAGTAAAACCCGAATATCGGCAGGGTCTGGATGATCTAAAAAATAGTTGGGTCGCCTCCTCTGATGGAATGCAGATACCACTATCAACGATAGCTACCGTATCAGAAAAATCAGCACCGCTGGTTACTCATCATTTGGGGCAATTTCCTGCCACCACGATTTCTTTTAACCTCGCTCCCGGCGCTTTTCTCGGTGAAACTATTGAGGCCATCGAAACAGCCAAACAAAAAATTGCCCTACCTGCCAGCATAGTCGCCAATTATCAGGGAGCTACGCTGGCTTTTAGCACCTCGTTGTCAAATACGCTATGGCTGATTCTCGCCGCACTGGTAACCGTATATATTGTCTTGGGTGTGCTCTATGAGAGTTACATACATCCGGTCACAATCCTGTCAACGTTACCTTCAGCCGGTGTTGGTGCCTTGCTTGCACTGATGCTGTCAGGTAATGATCTGGGGATAATTTCAATCATCGGTATTATTCTGCTCATCGGCATCGTCAAGAAAAATGCCATCATGATGATAGATTTTGCCCTTGTTGCGGAACGCAAACAAGGTATGTCGCCCAAGGATGCCATCTATCAAGCCTGTCTTTTACGCTTTCGACCCATCATGATGACCACAATGGCCGCATTACTAAGCGCCCTCCCCCTAATGTTGGGCACCGGAGTGGGATCAGAACTGCGCCATCCACTGGGCATCACGATGGTCGGCGGGTTGATCTTAAGCCAGCTGCTAACACTGTTTACGACTCCGGTCATTTATCTCGCTTTTGACAAACTGGGGCGGCGAATATCGAAAAGTGATGATACGAAACAAACCAGCTTTGTTACTGACCAGGATTTGCCGTGA